GCCTTTTGGTAGCGCCTACCCCAATGATGGAGCCTGTGATGGTATGTGTGGTACTTACAGGAATAGCCAGGCTTTCAGAAAGGAACAGCGTAAGGGCGCCTGCCGTTTCAGCACTCACACCCTCAAGCGGCGTTACTTTTGTAATGCGGGTACCCATTGTTTTAACGATCTTCCAGCCACCGCTGAGTGTTCCCAGGGCTATGCAGGTAAAACAGGCAAATGGTACCCAGGCCGGGATATCCTTCAGTGTATGCACACCTTCAATACCTCCGTGAGCCACCATGGCTGCAGCAATAATACCCATCACTTTCTGGGCATCGTTACCGCCGTGGCCAAGGCTGAATGCTGCAGAGGATACTAATTGCAACCGTTTGAACCAGTTATCCGCCCTGTAAGGGTTAGCCCTTTTACAGATATTTACAATGATCACCGTAATAATAAAGGCCACCACCATACCAATAAAGGGCGCCAGCACAATGAAATATACGGTGGGCAATACTTTGGCATAGTTGATCACATCAAAGGAACCGCCCGCGTTTGTTACGGCAGCTCCAATGAAACCACCGATCAGCGTATGGGAAGAACTGGATGGGATACCATACCACCAGGTCAGCAGGTTCCAGGCGATAGCCGCTACCAGCCCGGAAAAGATCACTTTGAGCGTAATGTATTGTTCAAAAATGGATTTGGCAATGGTGTTACCTACCTTGAACTCCCCATAAACATACTTGGAAATAAAGAATGCCGCGAAGTTGAATAAAGCTGCCCATAATACCGCCTGGAAAGGAGTGAGCACCTTGGTGGACACGATAGTGGCAATAGAGTTGGCAGCATCGTGAAAACCATTGATATAATCGAAAATAAAAGCCAGTATAATAATTATAACCAGAAAGACCATGGGAGTAAAAAATTAACCGCTACTATGCGTATTTGATGATGATGGTTTCTATCACATTGGCGGAGTCTTCGCACTTGTCAGTAGCGATTTCCAAAGCCTGATAGATCTCGCGCATCTTGATCAGCTCCACAGCATTGCTTTCCTGCTCAAACAGATCGGCAATAGCCCTGTCATAGATATCATCTGCATGGTTTTCCAGGCTGTTGATCTTTACACAGGCATCAGTGATAACGCGCATATTGCTCATATTGCGCAGTTCGGGGATAGCACGTGCCAGCTCCTGCACGCCCTGGTTAATGAGGTCAGCCAGTTTTCTTACACTGTCGTTGATCTCACCTACTTTGTATATATCTATCCTTTTTGCGGACCCATGGATGTAATCTGCCACGTCATCAAGCGTAGAAGCAAGGTAGTGGATATCCTCCCGGTCAAAAGGAGTAATGAAGTTCTGACCTAATTCAACAAAAATACGGTGTGTATAATCGTCGTTCTTATGCTCCAGGCGTTCTATGAGATGCACTTTATCCTTGCGGACCTGCATGTCCTTTGTTTCCACCAGTTCTACCAGTACTTTGCCCATCTCCACAAGGTTTGCTGCCACATCCTCAAAAAGAGAATAGAATACCCTGTCTTTAGGCATGAACAACTTAACGATAGAATTAAAGCCTCCCATATGTTTGTGTGTTAGTTGAAAAATTTGCCGCAAAAATAGCCTTCAGTAAGTATAGGAGCCAAAAAAAAGTGAGAATTAATAATTTGGTAACACTGTATTAATATAAAAGTAATATAGCAAATTTTCCTTTGCATAAGGAAATCAATTGCCTGCAACACCTCCTATACCGTGAAATTTAGCTTTTTCATATAATCTAACAATTATATATCAGAATAGTTTGAAAACGGTGCAAGTGGTTCACTTATAATAGAAAAATGTCCGACAAACGCCCATTAGATATAGTCGTGATCTCCGATGTACACCTTGGGATCTACGGCTGTCACGCAAAGGAACTGGTCAATTACCTGGATTCAATAGATCCCCGGATCCTCATCCTCAACGGTGATATCATCGATATCTGGCAATTCAGCAAGCGATTTTTCCCAAAATCCCATACCAAGGTGATCCGCCGCATCCTGAAAATGATCGGAAAGGGTACCGAAGTGTATTACCTCACCGGGAACCACGATGAAGCTTTGCGGAAATATGCCGGTTTCAACCTCAGCAATTTTGTGATCGATAATAAACTGATCCTGGATGTGGACGGTAAACGCCACTGGTTTTTCCATGGGGATGTATACGATGTGACCATGAAAAACTCCAAATGGCTCGCCAAACTGGGAGGAAAGGGATATGATATCCTGATCATCATCAACCGCCTGGTGAATCACCTGCTGGAGAGAATGGGGAGGGAAAAGATGTCTTTTTCAAAGAAAGTGAAGGACAGTGTGAAGCAGGCCGTGAAATTCATATCGGATTTTGAACAAACCGTAGCGGACATTGCAGCAGATAAAGAATTTGATGTGGTTTGCTGTGGGCATATCCATCAGCCGATCATTAAAGAGATGGCGGCGAATGGTAAAACCGTTACTTACCTGAACTCGGGAGACTGGGTGGAAAATCTTACCTCACTGGAATACAGCCAGGGAGCCTGGACGCTTTATCAGCACGCAGATAAAAAGGTAACAGCTGCCGAAGAAGAGGAAGAAGGCGTATTGGATTGGGGAGCTGCTGCCCGCGTGATCACTTTCCCTGCAACTTAATTCTCGCTGGTTATATATATTATAATGTATACCTATGCTACCCTGTCGCAGTCCTATGCCTTAATAGTCAATTAGTTGTTAATATTTAATTCACAATAACGTAACCTCTCATTAATGTTTAATTAACCGTTATACAGTAAGTTTGGGGAACCAGTAAGAATATATGATGAAAACGCTCAAGTTACATCCATTAATGACCATTTCCTTGTTACAGATGCAGATTCAGCGGTTGCTCCATTGTAATGTGGCGGTTTATATCCACCACTCCCTGGCCAACACGTTTGATACTTTAAAAGAAGCTGGACTGGAAAATGAAGCCATGGTTGAACACCCGATTGATGAAACACTCAGTTTACGGGAGTTTGAAGAAGAGTTGGAAGAAAAATTCAACTTCTCTATGGAGCTGTGCAATAAAGATTCCAAACCATTTACGAATAAAAGCATCCGTTTGTTCCAGATCACACCATGCAGTGAAGGAGAAACAGGCAAACAACTGGATATTTCTTTAGAGTTACTGGCTAAACAGGCAAGGGGATCCAATCAGCAGAACCGCGCCGTTTAATTTCAATGTTACCAAATTGTTTTGTGGCCCATCCGTATCTGAAAAACCATATCTCTCATAAATTTATTATTTATAGTATACTGCTGCCCACCATATCATTCCCCTAAAGCATGCTTTTTCTGCTTTGTACTACTGTTAATAATTCTTTAATGATTTCTTAACAATTAACATTCTGGTAATACTGGCTTAACATTGGCGTAATAGCTCCACGGTAGTTTTGCGGCATAAATCATAGCACGTGAAACGTAATATTATCGTTGTACAATTGATCGGACTTTTATTCTTAGGCTTTTCCAGCGCCTTTGCACAAGGTGGTTTAGGAAAAGTAGCAGGTAAGATCACAGATAAGAAAACAGGTGAAATTTTAATCGGTGTAACTGTGTTGGTGCAAAATACCGGCAAAGGTGCCGTAACAGATGTGGAGGGACGCTTTTTATTACAACTGGACCCAGGTACTTATATCCTGGATTTTAAATACATGGGTTATTCTACTAAATCTATTGCAGATGTAGTAGTAAAAGCCGGCCAGGTAACCAACCTGGATATGGCGCTGGACGAACCTAAATCAAAAGAATTGCAAGAGGTGGTGATCAAAGGGTCCTATAAAAAGGAAACGATCAACGCTTTATATGCTGCACAAAAGAACAGCCCCAGCATTTCCAGCGGTATTTCTGCTGAAAGTATCAAACGTTCTCCGGACCGTAATACCGGCGAGGTATTGAAACGTGTGAGCGGCGCCAGCATCCAGGATAATAAATATATTATCATCAGAGGATTGAATGACCGTTATAATACAGCCCTGGTCAATAACGCCATACTGCCAAGTACAGAGCCGGACAGGAAAGCTTTCTCTTTCGATATCATTCCTTCCAACCTTATCGACAATATCGTTATTAATAAAACCGCCTCTCCGGACTTGCCGGCCGATTTCGCCGGTGGTCTGATCCAGGTGTTCACAAAAGATATTCCTACAGAGAATTTCTTTGCAGTGAATATCGGGTTAGGTTATAATACACAATCCACTTTCAAGGATATCCAGGGAATGGGCCGTGGTAAAACAGACTGGTTAGGTTTTGATGATGGAGACAGGGCATTGCCTTCCGCTTTTCCTTCCAATCGTAGCAAGTATGTGAATAAAACAAGGCCTGAGCAGCTTGAGATCTCCAAGAAGTTCAAGAATACTTATGGTGTTGAATCTTTTGGAAATGCATTGCCCAACCAGAACTATCAGCTTACCTGGGGCAACCGCAGCCGTTTAAAGAACAACGGTTCCTTTGGTAGCATTATCTCCCTTACTTATCGAAACGCAGAGAACATCAATCCTTCTGATCGTTTTGATTATGATAATGAAAAAACGAAGAGTTATACTTATGCTGACAAGATCTATAAGTATAATACCAGCATTGGTGCTATTGCTAACTTTACTTACGTAAAGGGTAACAACAAGGTATCGTTCAAAAACATCTTTAACAGGATCTTTGATAATAACTATATCTACCGGGAAGGTGTGAATGTAGATGCCACCCAGGCTATCATTGGCCATGGCCAGGACCTGACGGAAAAAACGCTGGTGAACTCCCAGCTGGAAGGTTCTCACAGGCTGAATAAAAAAGAATGGAAATTAGACTGGAACCTGAACTATTCCCTGAGTGACCGTAACCAGCCAGACCTGAAAGTACTCACTTATGGCAAACCGATCTCTGAGATCGATAACCCTGCAGTACCTTACAATGCGCAGGTGCCGGTAGGTACAGCTAACAGGAACGTATTCCGTTTCTTCTCTGTATTGCAGGATAACAGTTATGGTGGTTCTGCACAGGTGAGTATACCATTTACTATTGCCAACGCTAAACAGCTGGTAAAGATAGGAGGGCAGAAACTGTTTAAGACCCGTGTGTTCAATGCACGTGCATTAGGTTATATAAAGGAAGATCCGTTTACGTTTGATGAGTCATTATTGAGTTTGCCTACCAACAAGATCTTTGCCCCGGAGAATATGCGTGAGAATGGTTTTGTTATAGATGAGATCACCAACAGAACAGATAAATATGATGCGGAATCTGATCTTGTTGCAGGGTTTGTATTATTTGATAACAAGATCGCGGACAAGTTGAGGATTGTTTGGGGTGCAAGAGGTGAGTCTTACTATCAATATGTGAAAACAGCAGACCCGTCTGGTAAAACAGTGAAGTCAACCCAGGAATGGTTTGATGTTCTGCCATCTGCCAACATTACTTTCGCCTTAAATGAAAGTTCCAATGTGCGGTTATCCGGTTCACAAACCGTATCCCGCCCGGAATTACGTGAATTATCCAACTTCTCCTTCTACGATTTCATTACCTACAGTTCTATGATAGGTAACCCTGATCTGAAAAGGGCCAAGATCACCAACGCGGACCTTCGTTATGAGATCTATCCAGGTGCTGGTGAAGCCATTACCGCATCTGTATTCTATAAATCATTTAAAGATCCAATTGAGCAGCGTGTAGTAGATGGTTCTACTCCCAACCGCCGTGAGGTTACCTTCAGTAATGCACCCAAAGCTGATTCCTATGGTTTTGAAATTGAAGTGAGGAAAAAGCTGGACTTCATCAGTGCGGAACAGTTCTTCCAAAATGTCACTTTCTTTACCAACTTCTCCGTTATCCGTTCCTCTGTGGATCTTACCGGGGTTACTTCTGATAATATCAGCAGGGCTTTGCAAGGCCAGTCGCCTTACCTGATCAATGCGGGGCTGCAATATGTATCTGAAAATAACGACCATGCGCTGAGCGTCCTGTATAACAGGATCGGTCAACGTATCTACCTGCTTGGCTTCCCTGGTTATGGCGATATCTATGAGAACGGACGGGACATTCTGGACCTGCAGATCAGCAAAAAAGTGATCAAACAGAAAGGAGAGCTTCGCCTGAATGTAAGTGATCTGTTGAACCAGGCTTCTGTTTTCTATCAGAATAATAATGATAAGAAAAGCTATCAAAAAGGTACAGACCAGGTCATCAACAGCGTAAAATTCGGTACAAATATATCCCTGACTTTTGCCTACCAGTTTGGCTTAGGAAAGAAGAAATAGCTTAATGATTTATTAATGATAGGTTAAAATAAGCGTAACATCCATCGGTAACCTTTGTGAAAATTTAACATACCACAGAAATACCAGATCTAACTAAAAAATTAAATCGAACTCTGATGAAACTAACAAAATTCTTAGCTTTTTTACTTGGTGCATCTGTACTGATGTCTGCTTGCCGCAAGAACAGTGATGATGACGATGACGACACTCCACCTGCACCAGAAACACTGACTGGTACTGTTAGCACAGATAAAAGATTAACTGCCGACAGGATCTGGATCCTGAAAGGTTATACATACGTTACTGCCGGAGCAACCCTTACCATTGAACCTGGTACTATCATTAAAAGTGATATCGGCGATAAAGGTGCATTGATCATTGAGCGCGGTGCAAAAATTATTGCTGCAGGTACTGCTGCCAAACCTATCGTTTTCACTTCCGGTAAAGCTACCGGTGCCCGTACTCCTGGCGACTGGGGTGGCATTATCCTCCTGGGTAAAGCTCCTTCCAACTTAGCTAACCCAACTATTGAAGGTGGTGTTGGCCGTCAATATGGTGGAACTGATCCTGAAGATAACTCAGGTATCATGAGCTATGTACGTATTGAGTATGCTGGTATTGCTGCACAACCTAACAGTGAGATCAATGGTCTTACCTGTGGTGGTGTTGGCCGCAAAACGCAGCTGGATCACATTCAGGTGATCTTCGGTAACGATGATGCATTTGAATTCTTTGGTGGTACGGTAAATGCAAAATACCTGGTTGCTGTAGGAACTGCAGATGATGATTTCGACTTTGACAATGGTTTCTCTGGTACTATTCAATATGCAGTAGCCCTGAGATATCCTAAACTGGCTGATCCTTTGGATGCCAGTAACACTATCGAGTGCGATAACGATGCGAATGCAACTGTTGCTTTCACTCCACGCACCCGCCCTGTACTGTCCAACCTTACCCTGATCGGACCAAACGCTCAAGCTGAAACTCACGCTCAGCATAACTTTGGTAACAGATGGAGAAGAGCTACAGACTTCGTGTTTGTAAACTCTATCATCATGGGTTCTCAGAAAGGTGGTTTCTCTATTGAATCCAAAGCTTCTGCAGAAGATTTCAGAACGGATGTATCTATCTTCAAGAATAACATCGTTCACGCTGTTGCAGCTCCTTACAAAGCGGATTCAGCTGCTTCCCGTGGTTTTGATGTGAACAACGTTACACCTGCTAACCCACTTGCTGCTGCTGACCTCACCGCGCTGCTCAACCTGGGTGCACTGGCTATGAAAACCAAAGCTGAAGCTAATGGTTGCGTAACTTTAGCTACTGCTGATGAAGTTGGTTTAACCGCTCCATTCTCCCTGACTGCTCCTAACTTCCTGCCTAAAGCAGGGTCTAAAGCACTGGAAGGTACATTCGTAGCAGCTACTGGTGTTGAACCGGTAACTTACCGTGGTGCATTTGGTACTACTAACTGGATGACTGGCTGGACTAACTTTGATCCTCAGAACCAGGCTTACTAAGCTATTACATCTGTCTATAATAGTTGTTTCACTGCCCGGGCTATTCGCCCGGGCAGTTTTTTTTGAGGCATTTAATAATTCCTTAATAACCCGTTTTTAATCTTGTACACTGTTTGTTTTATATTACATAATACCTGCTGAACCCTGTTGTGCCCCGGAATCCTTTAGCTTATAAAATTCTTAACCCAAATCCCATAGACATGAAAATCAGAAATGTTATCCTGTGCTTATCTGCCGGAGCACTTTTACTTGCGGCTTGTAAAAAAGAACAAACTCCCCAAACGGATGTTTCTAACAAAGATTATAAAGAAGCTGTACCGGAAAAGTACCTGCTCAAATTACATGGCCTGGGCGTAGACACCAGCAATGTATTTGCGTATAAAGGAATGATCTATGCAGAGAATGATTACGCTTTCTCTCCTAAATTCCTCGATACGGTAACGCCTAAACTCCGGGGAGGAAGGGGGGCTACTACAGAACAGTTCCAGACCACCCAGCTGCTGAATTATAACAATATCAGGTTTAACGTACCTTATGCTGTTCGTTTGGAATCAAAATACTATTCAGCTATCTCCATTGCCATGTATAACTGGAATGGTGTAAACAGCGGTTTGTATTTTCATCGTACCACACAGAGCGCATTTGATATTGATGTGCGTTTAGGAAGCCTGCCATGGAATCAGTTTGGTGGGCTGCTGGCTGTAGCAGATTTTCCCGGTTACCCGGATGCGAATGGGTTTCCCGGCTATGATATTGTTATCAATAAAGACTTCATAGATTATCTGCAATTAACTTCTCAGCAGATAGGTAAGATCGTTACCCATGAAATAGGGCATCAACTGGGATTCCGGCACAGCGATTATTATAATGGAGAAACTCCAGGAGATATTGGCGCTATTCAGATCCCAGGCACTCCTTATTCCGATCCCAATTCCCTTATGAAAGCTGCCTTCAGCCTTTCTGATAATGGATATTCTATATTCACAGCTAACGACCTCGTAGCTATTAATGCCTTATATCCCAACACTGGTTGCAATGCTACTGCTTTTGTAGATTATCCGAGTGTGATCAGCGGCAGCGATCTTGGAGCTGGTTTATGGGCTCCTTACCTGGGAGGGCAGAGTTACGAATGGGAAGTTACAGGACCTAATGGCTTCTATTTCTATTCAAACGATGGAGAGAACGGGGTGTACTTAAATCCAGGTACATATGTGATAAAACACCGCTTTTCAACAGCTACCTGTACCACTCCATGGGCACAGAAAACAGTTACGGTGAATTAACTTCATAATAGCAAAAAGAGGAACCCGGGTGAGGTTCCTCTTTTATTTTAGCAAGGAATAGTACTTTTGCCGGATAAATCAGCCGGCATGCGCGTTATTTTTGGAACAATAATTTTATTAATGTGTGCTTCTGCAGTGAAAGCGCAGTTCCTCATGGACATGATAGATACCACTACCAACCTGGGAAAAGGGATGATCTCCATCTACAAGAAATTTGACCATCTGAGGATCAGCGGGTATATGCAACCCCAATTCCAAGCCGCTTCCGGCAAAGGTTTTGAAAGCTATGCCGGAGGAGATTTCCCCAACCGGGTGAGCAACCGCTTCATGTTACGCCGCGGCCGTGTGCGTTTCGACTATGCCCACTTCAATAAAAGGAACCTCCCTACCGTACAGTTCGTATTCCAGTTTGATGGTACGGAAAGGGGAGTGAACATCCGGGACTTCTGGGGTCGTGTGTTTGATGGAAAATGGGATGTGGCGGCA
This DNA window, taken from Chitinophaga niabensis, encodes the following:
- a CDS encoding M57 family metalloprotease produces the protein MKIRNVILCLSAGALLLAACKKEQTPQTDVSNKDYKEAVPEKYLLKLHGLGVDTSNVFAYKGMIYAENDYAFSPKFLDTVTPKLRGGRGATTEQFQTTQLLNYNNIRFNVPYAVRLESKYYSAISIAMYNWNGVNSGLYFHRTTQSAFDIDVRLGSLPWNQFGGLLAVADFPGYPDANGFPGYDIVINKDFIDYLQLTSQQIGKIVTHEIGHQLGFRHSDYYNGETPGDIGAIQIPGTPYSDPNSLMKAAFSLSDNGYSIFTANDLVAINALYPNTGCNATAFVDYPSVISGSDLGAGLWAPYLGGQSYEWEVTGPNGFYFYSNDGENGVYLNPGTYVIKHRFSTATCTTPWAQKTVTVN
- a CDS encoding DUF47 domain-containing protein, encoding MGGFNSIVKLFMPKDRVFYSLFEDVAANLVEMGKVLVELVETKDMQVRKDKVHLIERLEHKNDDYTHRIFVELGQNFITPFDREDIHYLASTLDDVADYIHGSAKRIDIYKVGEINDSVRKLADLINQGVQELARAIPELRNMSNMRVITDACVKINSLENHADDIYDRAIADLFEQESNAVELIKMREIYQALEIATDKCEDSANVIETIIIKYA
- a CDS encoding UDP-2,3-diacylglucosamine diphosphatase, producing the protein MSDKRPLDIVVISDVHLGIYGCHAKELVNYLDSIDPRILILNGDIIDIWQFSKRFFPKSHTKVIRRILKMIGKGTEVYYLTGNHDEALRKYAGFNLSNFVIDNKLILDVDGKRHWFFHGDVYDVTMKNSKWLAKLGGKGYDILIIINRLVNHLLERMGREKMSFSKKVKDSVKQAVKFISDFEQTVADIAADKEFDVVCCGHIHQPIIKEMAANGKTVTYLNSGDWVENLTSLEYSQGAWTLYQHADKKVTAAEEEEEGVLDWGAAARVITFPAT
- a CDS encoding TonB-dependent receptor, yielding MKRNIIVVQLIGLLFLGFSSAFAQGGLGKVAGKITDKKTGEILIGVTVLVQNTGKGAVTDVEGRFLLQLDPGTYILDFKYMGYSTKSIADVVVKAGQVTNLDMALDEPKSKELQEVVIKGSYKKETINALYAAQKNSPSISSGISAESIKRSPDRNTGEVLKRVSGASIQDNKYIIIRGLNDRYNTALVNNAILPSTEPDRKAFSFDIIPSNLIDNIVINKTASPDLPADFAGGLIQVFTKDIPTENFFAVNIGLGYNTQSTFKDIQGMGRGKTDWLGFDDGDRALPSAFPSNRSKYVNKTRPEQLEISKKFKNTYGVESFGNALPNQNYQLTWGNRSRLKNNGSFGSIISLTYRNAENINPSDRFDYDNEKTKSYTYADKIYKYNTSIGAIANFTYVKGNNKVSFKNIFNRIFDNNYIYREGVNVDATQAIIGHGQDLTEKTLVNSQLEGSHRLNKKEWKLDWNLNYSLSDRNQPDLKVLTYGKPISEIDNPAVPYNAQVPVGTANRNVFRFFSVLQDNSYGGSAQVSIPFTIANAKQLVKIGGQKLFKTRVFNARALGYIKEDPFTFDESLLSLPTNKIFAPENMRENGFVIDEITNRTDKYDAESDLVAGFVLFDNKIADKLRIVWGARGESYYQYVKTADPSGKTVKSTQEWFDVLPSANITFALNESSNVRLSGSQTVSRPELRELSNFSFYDFITYSSMIGNPDLKRAKITNADLRYEIYPGAGEAITASVFYKSFKDPIEQRVVDGSTPNRREVTFSNAPKADSYGFEIEVRKKLDFISAEQFFQNVTFFTNFSVIRSSVDLTGVTSDNISRALQGQSPYLINAGLQYVSENNDHALSVLYNRIGQRIYLLGFPGYGDIYENGRDILDLQISKKVIKQKGELRLNVSDLLNQASVFYQNNNDKKSYQKGTDQVINSVKFGTNISLTFAYQFGLGKKK
- a CDS encoding inorganic phosphate transporter; amino-acid sequence: MVFLVIIIILAFIFDYINGFHDAANSIATIVSTKVLTPFQAVLWAALFNFAAFFISKYVYGEFKVGNTIAKSIFEQYITLKVIFSGLVAAIAWNLLTWWYGIPSSSSHTLIGGFIGAAVTNAGGSFDVINYAKVLPTVYFIVLAPFIGMVVAFIITVIIVNICKRANPYRADNWFKRLQLVSSAAFSLGHGGNDAQKVMGIIAAAMVAHGGIEGVHTLKDIPAWVPFACFTCIALGTLSGGWKIVKTMGTRITKVTPLEGVSAETAGALTLFLSESLAIPVSTTHTITGSIIGVGATKRLSAVRWGVTVNLLWAWILTIPISALLASLVYFIVSIFI